The proteins below come from a single Prolixibacter sp. NT017 genomic window:
- the acnA gene encoding aconitate hydratase AcnA, producing the protein MKSESPYRFEKELKTAKGSFRYFSLPELEAKGHSISHLPFSIRILLENALRNYDDFAVTSEHIETLLNWKPEPSDKDIPYKPARVLMQDFTGVPAVVDIASLRAELARKGKNPDKLNPQIPVDLVIDHSVQVDYFGTEYAYRRNVEVEYERNGERYQFLKWAQKAFKNFSVVPPGMGICHQVNLEYLAQGVIERDGTVFPDTLVGTDSHTPMVNGIGVVGWGVGGIEAEAALLGQPIYFIMPEVIGLQLTGQLPPGTTATDMVLTITQLLRNYGVVGKFVEVFGPGLDHLTVPDRATISNMSPEFGCTVSYFPIDDQTLDYMQKTGRSEDQIQLVKDYCQANNLWRTGKEEITYTDVLELDLSTVEPTVAGPKRPQDKILLREFKPKFVDLLQESFGRKYIEPDNREIVRWSAEGGSQPVHTYAGGQREVEVESQNDKGLKMVQVTLGQEKFQLSDGSVVIAAITSCTNTSNPSVMIGAGLVARKARRLGLTSRPWVKTSLAPGSKVVTDYLEKAGLLTDLEALRFHLVGYGCTSCIGNSGPLPPHIAQAVDDNELIVSSVLSGNRNFEARVHPQVKMNFLMSPMLVVAFAIAGRVDIDLNNEPVGYDTNQQPVYLKDIWPTPEEIYETMQNVLSTDDFRKDYSTITDGNEIWQNLQAPDEQLYSWEETSTYIKEAPFFTHLPEKPEKLQEIEGARVLLSLGDSVTTDHISPAGSFKADSPAGKYLTERDVKQKNFNSYGSRRGNDEVMVRGTFANVRIKNKLAEQEGGFTTYLPSAEEMPVYDAAMKYHDDGTPLLVLAGKEYGSGSSRDWAAKGTSLLGIKAVLAESYERIHRSNLIGLGVLPLQFKEGESSESLGLNGKETFGVKGISDEMKPLQELDVEAQKENGETVQFKAVARLDSQIEIEYYRHGGILQYVLRQYLNEA; encoded by the coding sequence ATGAAGTCTGAATCACCATATCGATTCGAAAAAGAATTGAAAACCGCCAAGGGCTCCTTCCGGTATTTCAGTTTGCCCGAACTGGAAGCCAAAGGACACAGCATTTCTCACCTGCCGTTTTCCATCCGCATTTTGCTGGAGAACGCCCTCCGCAATTACGACGATTTCGCCGTCACCAGCGAGCACATCGAAACGCTTCTCAACTGGAAGCCGGAACCGTCCGACAAAGACATTCCCTACAAGCCGGCCCGTGTGCTAATGCAGGATTTCACCGGTGTTCCGGCCGTAGTCGACATTGCTTCGCTGCGCGCCGAACTGGCCCGGAAAGGCAAGAACCCGGACAAGTTGAACCCGCAAATTCCGGTCGACCTGGTCATCGACCACTCGGTACAGGTCGATTATTTCGGTACCGAGTATGCCTACCGGCGAAACGTGGAAGTGGAGTACGAACGCAACGGCGAGCGCTACCAGTTCCTGAAATGGGCACAAAAGGCATTCAAAAATTTCAGCGTGGTACCGCCCGGCATGGGCATTTGCCACCAGGTGAACCTGGAATACCTCGCCCAGGGCGTCATAGAGCGCGATGGAACGGTTTTCCCCGACACGCTGGTGGGAACGGACAGTCACACCCCGATGGTGAACGGAATCGGCGTCGTTGGCTGGGGCGTCGGCGGCATCGAAGCCGAAGCGGCGCTGCTGGGTCAACCCATTTATTTCATCATGCCGGAAGTGATCGGATTGCAACTGACCGGCCAGTTGCCGCCCGGAACGACAGCGACCGACATGGTGCTGACCATCACACAGCTGTTGCGGAACTACGGCGTGGTAGGCAAATTCGTCGAAGTCTTCGGTCCTGGCCTCGACCATCTGACGGTTCCCGACCGGGCGACCATCAGTAATATGTCGCCGGAGTTCGGTTGCACAGTCAGCTACTTCCCCATCGACGACCAAACGCTCGATTATATGCAGAAGACTGGCCGATCGGAGGATCAGATTCAACTGGTGAAAGATTACTGCCAGGCTAATAACCTGTGGCGAACCGGTAAGGAAGAAATCACCTACACGGATGTACTGGAGCTCGACCTCTCGACGGTTGAACCGACAGTTGCAGGTCCAAAACGTCCGCAGGACAAGATTTTACTGCGTGAATTCAAGCCGAAGTTTGTCGACTTGCTACAAGAAAGTTTTGGGCGCAAATACATCGAGCCGGATAACCGCGAAATCGTCCGCTGGTCGGCCGAAGGCGGCAGTCAGCCGGTACACACGTATGCCGGCGGTCAGCGCGAAGTAGAAGTGGAAAGTCAGAACGACAAAGGCCTGAAGATGGTACAGGTAACACTGGGGCAGGAAAAATTCCAGCTTTCGGATGGTTCGGTAGTCATTGCCGCCATCACCTCGTGCACCAACACGTCCAATCCTTCGGTGATGATTGGTGCCGGACTGGTTGCCCGAAAGGCCCGCAGGCTGGGACTGACTTCCCGTCCGTGGGTAAAAACCTCGCTGGCGCCGGGCTCCAAAGTGGTTACCGATTACCTCGAAAAGGCCGGCCTGCTCACCGACCTCGAAGCGCTGCGGTTCCACCTGGTGGGTTACGGATGTACTTCGTGTATCGGGAACTCCGGTCCGCTGCCGCCGCACATCGCACAGGCAGTCGACGACAATGAACTAATCGTCTCTTCTGTCCTTTCGGGAAACCGGAACTTCGAAGCCCGCGTTCACCCGCAGGTAAAAATGAATTTCCTGATGTCGCCCATGCTGGTGGTTGCTTTCGCCATTGCCGGCCGCGTGGATATCGACCTGAACAACGAGCCGGTGGGTTACGACACCAATCAGCAACCGGTTTACCTGAAAGATATCTGGCCGACGCCGGAAGAGATATACGAAACCATGCAGAACGTGCTGTCGACGGACGATTTCCGCAAGGATTACAGCACGATAACCGACGGAAACGAAATCTGGCAAAACCTGCAGGCACCCGACGAACAGCTTTATTCGTGGGAAGAAACGTCTACTTACATCAAGGAAGCGCCGTTCTTCACCCATCTTCCGGAAAAACCGGAAAAGCTACAGGAGATCGAAGGCGCCCGGGTACTGCTCTCGCTGGGCGACAGCGTAACCACTGACCACATTTCGCCGGCCGGTTCGTTCAAAGCCGATTCTCCTGCCGGGAAATACCTGACCGAACGGGACGTAAAACAGAAGAACTTCAACTCGTACGGCTCACGCCGCGGAAACGACGAGGTAATGGTGCGCGGAACATTCGCCAATGTGCGGATCAAAAACAAACTGGCTGAGCAGGAAGGCGGTTTTACTACCTATTTGCCTTCCGCCGAAGAGATGCCGGTTTACGACGCCGCCATGAAATACCACGACGACGGAACGCCTTTGCTGGTGCTGGCCGGGAAAGAGTACGGAAGCGGTTCCTCGCGTGACTGGGCCGCCAAGGGAACTTCTCTGCTCGGCATCAAAGCGGTGCTGGCCGAAAGCTACGAGCGCATTCACCGCAGCAACCTGATTGGCTTGGGCGTGCTGCCGCTCCAATTCAAAGAGGGCGAAAGCAGTGAATCGCTGGGGCTGAACGGAAAAGAGACCTTCGGCGTGAAAGGCATCAGCGACGAGATGAAACCGCTGCAGGAGCTGGATGTGGAAGCCCAAAAGGAAAACGGGGAGACTGTACAATTCAAAGCAGTGGCCCGCCTCGATTCGCAAATCGAAATCGAGTATTACCGCCACGGCGGCATTTTGCAATATGTGCTAAGGCAATACCTCAACGAAGCATAA
- a CDS encoding PAS domain-containing sensor histidine kinase, producing the protein MGFNRFNGRLAGFILVMGALAILAAFWWFAGGYLWSGIATFVFLIVAGRLYHFLGKTNRDLSLFFEGMLNEDSSLNLEKGVAPPGFDELKESLLRLRSAIRKERVHNRFQEQFYAELIGHSGSGLLAYDEQGKVIIANPALLELLELHHLTSVKTLEHRVPEFYQKLQRLKPGKPLLYKFTVNGQVVVLQLRASEFIFGDKHYHLLALQNIKAELEEREVESWQKLFRIMSHEIMNSIAPITSLAQSIGRSLPEEVSEICTQSGIDIGRIRNSAGAIEEQGDLMMSFVERYRKLYKIPEPVLKPIAIEDWLSRFRILYHQEMQQRNIQFNVNVSNGITEFTADDKLISQVVINLLKNAVEAVSEVEHAEINLSVQKGEQETRIVVADNGVGIPEEYADQVFVPFFTTRQGGSGIGLALSRQIVHRHSGTLSFHSISGMGTTFTVVLPG; encoded by the coding sequence ATGGGCTTTAACCGATTCAACGGGAGACTTGCTGGCTTTATTCTGGTGATGGGAGCCCTGGCCATTCTGGCGGCCTTTTGGTGGTTCGCCGGAGGATATTTGTGGAGTGGAATTGCAACCTTTGTTTTCCTTATCGTAGCCGGGAGGTTGTATCATTTTTTGGGAAAAACCAACCGCGATTTGAGCCTGTTTTTCGAAGGAATGCTAAACGAGGATTCATCTCTGAACCTCGAAAAAGGGGTGGCTCCCCCGGGATTCGACGAGCTGAAGGAGTCGTTGCTCCGGTTGCGTAGTGCCATCCGGAAAGAGCGGGTGCACAACCGTTTTCAGGAACAGTTTTATGCAGAACTAATAGGCCATTCGGGAAGCGGATTGCTGGCTTACGACGAGCAGGGAAAGGTCATCATCGCCAATCCTGCATTGCTGGAGTTGCTGGAATTGCATCATCTCACTTCCGTGAAGACGCTGGAACACCGCGTACCCGAATTTTACCAGAAACTGCAGCGACTGAAACCGGGCAAGCCCTTGCTCTATAAATTCACCGTCAACGGGCAGGTGGTGGTGTTGCAGCTTCGCGCCAGCGAATTCATTTTCGGCGATAAGCATTATCATTTGCTGGCGTTGCAAAACATCAAGGCCGAGTTGGAAGAGCGCGAAGTGGAGTCGTGGCAAAAGCTTTTCCGCATCATGTCGCACGAAATCATGAATTCCATTGCCCCGATTACCTCGCTGGCCCAGTCCATCGGGCGTTCGTTGCCCGAGGAGGTTTCCGAAATTTGCACGCAATCCGGCATCGATATCGGGCGTATCCGGAACAGCGCCGGAGCCATCGAGGAGCAGGGCGATTTGATGATGTCGTTCGTTGAGCGGTACCGGAAATTGTACAAAATCCCTGAACCCGTGCTGAAACCGATCGCCATCGAGGACTGGTTGTCTCGTTTCCGGATTTTGTACCATCAGGAAATGCAGCAGCGGAATATTCAATTCAACGTCAACGTATCGAACGGAATCACGGAATTCACAGCCGACGACAAACTGATTTCGCAAGTGGTAATCAACCTCCTGAAGAATGCGGTGGAAGCGGTGTCGGAAGTGGAGCATGCCGAAATCAACCTGAGCGTGCAGAAAGGCGAGCAGGAAACCCGCATCGTGGTGGCCGATAACGGCGTTGGCATTCCGGAAGAATACGCTGACCAGGTTTTCGTTCCGTTCTTCACGACCCGGCAGGGCGGAAGCGGTATCGGACTGGCACTCTCCCGTCAGATTGTTCACCGCCACAGCGGAACTCTCTCGTTCCATTCCATTTCCGGAATGGGCACCACTTTCACGGTCGTTTTACCCGGTTAG
- a CDS encoding virulence RhuM family protein encodes MEHDNMQNIIIYNTPDGKASVSLYAKDGSVWMNQSQLAELFDTSVPNISMHISNILKDGELGDGSVVKNYLTTAADGKEYSVTFYALDVILAIGFRVRSKRGTQFRMWANRNLKEYMIKGFVMDDERLKNPDGRPDYFDELLSRIRDIRASEKRFYQKVRDLFSLSSDYDSSDKATQMFFAETQNKLLYAVTGKTAAEIIVSRASADSPNMNLTSWKGSIVRKGDIFTAKNYLTADEIDTLNRLVVIFLESAEFRAKNRLDLTISFWRENVDRILDFNDQKILRGKGTISNSIMEKKVREIYEQFDSKRKAWEARQADEQDLKEIEQEIKSRKKE; translated from the coding sequence ATGGAACACGATAACATGCAAAATATTATCATTTACAACACACCTGACGGTAAGGCTTCCGTATCCCTTTATGCTAAAGATGGGAGTGTCTGGATGAACCAAAGTCAACTGGCGGAACTTTTTGACACCTCGGTTCCAAACATTAGTATGCATATATCCAATATATTGAAAGATGGTGAATTAGGTGATGGATCAGTTGTTAAGAATTACTTAACAACTGCTGCAGATGGCAAGGAATATAGTGTAACATTTTATGCGCTTGATGTGATTTTGGCGATAGGCTTTCGGGTGCGGAGCAAAAGAGGAACGCAATTCCGAATGTGGGCAAATCGCAACCTAAAAGAATACATGATCAAGGGCTTTGTAATGGATGATGAACGTTTGAAGAACCCGGACGGAAGACCCGACTACTTTGATGAGCTCTTAAGTCGGATTCGGGATATACGGGCATCAGAAAAACGTTTCTACCAGAAAGTTCGCGACCTTTTTTCATTAAGTAGTGATTACGATTCTTCCGATAAAGCAACGCAAATGTTTTTTGCAGAGACACAAAATAAGTTGTTGTATGCAGTAACAGGCAAAACCGCGGCTGAGATTATTGTCTCACGGGCCAGCGCTGATTCGCCTAATATGAATTTAACTTCATGGAAAGGGAGCATTGTTCGGAAAGGCGATATTTTCACGGCTAAAAACTACCTCACAGCAGATGAAATAGACACACTCAATCGTTTAGTTGTCATTTTTCTGGAAAGTGCAGAGTTTCGAGCGAAAAACAGGCTTGATTTAACCATTTCTTTTTGGAGGGAAAATGTCGATCGAATTTTGGATTTTAATGATCAAAAGATTCTTCGGGGAAAAGGCACGATTAGCAATTCGATAATGGAGAAGAAGGTGAGAGAAATTTACGAACAATTTGATTCGAAGCGAAAAGCCTGGGAAGCGCGACAGGCAGATGAACAGGATTTGAAGGAAATTGAACAGGAAATAAAATCCAGAAAGAAAGAATAA